Proteins found in one Balaenoptera acutorostrata chromosome 17, mBalAcu1.1, whole genome shotgun sequence genomic segment:
- the GLI4 gene encoding zinc finger protein GLI4 isoform X3 gives MAALGDGQEPPHVLSTVTFESPETPGAYHHHEAQLHLHGHQHGFPGCSPEVFSQPPQEEDLRDVEEVQTGRDTCWPDPELEREQAPSSPQPHNPEDQADQGPGVLRTLLRSLPRRPKCGDSFGQECSLERPGPGPHAQKRGTWRGPLGLQGASGTEGGPGRAAELAGSLGRGSGLGARRGGPRGGKPHRCEACGKSFQYNSLLLKHQRIHTGEKPYACHECGKRFRGWSGFIQHHRIHTGEKPYECGQCGRAFSHSSHFTQHLRIHNGEKPYECGECGQAFSQSSNLARHQRLHTGEKPYACSQCGKAFIWSSVLIEHQRIHTGEKPYECPDCGKAFRGRSHFFRHLRTHTGEKPFACGACGKAFGQSSQLIQHQRVHYRE, from the exons ATGGCGGCCCTGGGGGACGGTCAGGAGCCCCCTCATGTCCTGTCCACTGTCACTTTCGAGTCACCGGAGACACCTGGAGCCTACCACCACCACGAGGCCCAGCTTCACCTCCACGGCCATCAACATG GCTTCCCCGGCTGCAGCCCTGAGGTGTTCTCCCAGCCACCACAGGAGGAGGATCTCCGGGACGTGGAGGAGGTCCAGACTGGCAGAGACACCTGCTGGCCAG ATCCCGAGTTGGAGCGCGAGCAGGCCCCGTCGTCTCCCCAGCCGCACAATCCTGAAGACCAGGCGGACCAGGGCCCGGGGGTGCTCAGGACCCTTCTGAGGAGCCTTCCCCGTAGACCCAAGTGTGGGGACAGCTTTGGGCAGGAGTGCAGCCTGGAGCGGCCGGGGCCCGGGCCCCATGCCCAGAAGAGAGGCACCTGGCGTGGGCCGCTCGGGCTGCAGGGAGCCTCGGGGACAGAGGGCGGCCCGGGGCGCGCCGCCGAGCTGGCGGGCAGCCTCGGCCGGGGCTCGGGCCTCGGTGCCCGGCGGGGTGGCCCGCGGGGCGGGAAGCCGCACAGGTGTGAGGCCTGCGGCAAGAGCTTCCAGTACAACTCGCTGCTGCTGAAGCACCAGCGCATCCACACGGGCGAGAAGCCGTACGCCTGCCACGAGTGCGGCAAGCGCTTCCGCGGCTGGTCGGGCTTCATCCAGCACCACCGCATCCACACGGGCGAGAAGCCCTACGAGTGCGGCCAGTGCGGCCGCGCCTTCAGCCACAGCTCGCACTTCACGCAGCACCTGCGCATCCACAACGGCGAGAAGCCGTACGAGTGCGGCGAGTGCGGCCAGGCCTTCAGCCAGAGCTCCAACCTGGCGCGGCACCAGCGGCTGCACACGGGCGAGAAGCCGTACGCCTGCAGCCAGTGCGGCAAGGCCTTCATCTGGAGCTCGGTGCTCATCGAGCACCAGCGCATCCACACGGGCGAGAAGCCCTACGAGTGCCCCGACTGCGGCAAGGCCTTCCGCGGCCGCTCGCACTTCTTCCGGCACCTGCGGACCCACACGGGCGAGAAGCCCTTCGCCTGCGGCGCCTGCGGCAAAGCCTTCGGCCAGAGCTCCCAGCTCATCCAGCACCAGAGGGTGCACTACCGAGAGTAG
- the ZNF696 gene encoding zinc finger protein 696 produces MSLHVTPRGHVVAGFQLERCDLRPVMRKGKGMGKAWREAGTSLVCSGSGGDRFHSWGELEEEVTLDRWVKADGGLDLVEATRPRAGAREASQRTSPEVPEPPGRGRRRFRRAAGAPGRCPTSGVSAGSSKQSPSLGPQNATERATPMDTCTAFLAQAPSGGLASCYTASVAEKGAQSPGLMPRQVTLEEGGRRGQAVPGLLRGPPQALRFPDPCGNEEAGERPRDSPRGPVVYEETGGQNGHEDSVSRSEVTLNAASTANRRSHWKGQPYRCSTCDRSFKCYSDVVKHQSIHSGEKPYECSDCGKAFIHSSHVVRHQRIHNGEKPYVCKECGKAFSQSFNLIRHQRIHTGEKPYECAVCGRSFSQRSDAIKHQRIHTGERLYECSECGKTFIHSSNVVRHQRIHHGENPYECKECGKAFSQSSNLIQHQRVHTGEKPYACQECGRAFSRSSFLSEHRRIHTGEKPYECGECGRAFRALSGFFRHQRIHTGEKPFHCARCGRAFRLSFHLIQHQRVHGTE; encoded by the exons ATGTCCCTCCACGTGACGCCCAGAGGACACGTGGTTGCAGGATTCCAGCTGGAGAGGTGCGACCTGCGTCCAGTGATGCGGAAAGGGAAGGGAATGGGCAAAGCTTGGAGGGAGGCGGGAACGAGCCTGGTGTGTTCAGGGAGTGGCGGTGACCGGTTTCACAGTTGGGGGGAGCTGGAGGAAGAGGTGACACTGGACAGGTGGGTGAAAGCCGATGGAG GCCTGGACCTGGTGGAGGCCACGCGGCCCAGGGCGGGGGCCCGGGAGGCGTCCCAGAG AACGTCACCGGAAGTGCCCGAGCCGCCCGGGAGAGGGAGGCGGCGCTTCCGGCGGGCGGCGGGGGCTCCGG gCAGGTGTCCCACTAGTGGTGTTTCTGCAGGAAGCAGCAAGCAGAGCCCCAGCCTGGGTCCGCAGAACGCCACAGAGAGGGCTACCCCGATGGACACATGCACAG CTTTTCTAGCACAGGCACCGAGTGGTGGCCTGGCTTCCTGCTACACTGCTTCGGTGGCTGAGAAAGGGGCTCAGAGCCCAGGGCTGATGCCACGGCAGGTAACCTTAGAAGAAGGGGGACGCCGTGGACAGGCTGTGCCAGGACTGTTACGGGGGCCTCCCCAGGCACTGCGGTTTCCAGACCCTTGTGGGAATGAGGAAGCTGGAGAGAGGCCCAGAGATTCCCCTCGGGGACCAGTTGTTTATGAGGAAACTGGAGGGCAGAATGGCCATGAGGACAGTGTGTCTAGGTCAGAGGTCACCCTGAATGCAGCCTCCACGgccaacaggagaagccactggaaAGGACAGCCTTACCGATGCAGCACTTGCGACAGGAGCTTCAAATGCTATTCGGATGTGGTGAAACACCAGAGCATTCACTCTGGGGAGAAACCGTACGAGTGCAGCGACTGTGGGAAGGCCTTCATCCACAGCTCCCACGTCGTCAGGCACCAGCGCATTCATAATGGGGAGAAGCCTTACGTTTGTAAggagtgtgggaaagccttcagccAGAGCTTCAACCTCATTAGACACCAGAGAATCCACACGGGAGAGAAGCCCTATGAATGTGCTGTGTGTGGGAGGTCCTTCAGTCAGAGGTCAGACGCCATTAAGcaccagagaattcacactggtGAGCGGCTGTATGAATGCAGCGAGTGCGGGAAAACCTTCATCCACAGCTCAAACGTCGTCCGGCACCAGAGAATTCACCACGGAGAGAATCCTTACGAATGCAAagagtgtgggaaagccttcagccAGAGCTCCAACCTCATTCAGCACCAGCGGGTCCACACCGGGGAGAAGCCGTACGCCTGCCAGGAGTGTGGGCGCGCCTTCAGCCGCAGCTCCTTCCTCAGCGAGCACCGGCGCATCCACACTGGGGAGAAGCCCTACGAGTGTGGCGAGTGCGGCCGTGCCTTCAGGGCCCTGTCGGGCTTCTTCCGGCACCAGAGGATCCACACTGGGGAGAAGCCTTTCCACTGTGCCAGGTGTGGCAGGGCCTTCCGCCTGAGCTTTCATCTCATCCAGCACCAGCGAGTTCATGGCACGGAGTGA
- the GLI4 gene encoding zinc finger protein GLI4 isoform X2: MRARRALPWKLVDRRPRAPQTNKGRPASTGSGLWAERAQAGPRHAKGPSRPQALGAAAVVKGRRHAVRYLWGGPAWRGPTPAAPEAPRPPPPRSPRHRSSGDLERPGSVRGRPGGAREHFRPAGGRAATSRSEGFPGCSPEVFSQPPQEEDLRDVEEVQTGRDTCWPDPELEREQAPSSPQPHNPEDQADQGPGVLRTLLRSLPRRPKCGDSFGQECSLERPGPGPHAQKRGTWRGPLGLQGASGTEGGPGRAAELAGSLGRGSGLGARRGGPRGGKPHRCEACGKSFQYNSLLLKHQRIHTGEKPYACHECGKRFRGWSGFIQHHRIHTGEKPYECGQCGRAFSHSSHFTQHLRIHNGEKPYECGECGQAFSQSSNLARHQRLHTGEKPYACSQCGKAFIWSSVLIEHQRIHTGEKPYECPDCGKAFRGRSHFFRHLRTHTGEKPFACGACGKAFGQSSQLIQHQRVHYRE; encoded by the exons ATGCGTGCCAGACGCGCGCTGCCCTGGAAGCTTGTGGACCGGAGACCGCGAGCTCCGCAGACGAACAAGGGGCGGCCGGCCTCGACGGGCTCCGGGCTCTGGGCTGAGAGGGCGCAGGCGGGTCCCCGGCACGCGAAGGGACCTTCCCGGCCCCAGGCTCTCGGCGCGGCTGCGGTGGTCAAAGGCCGCAGACACGCGGTCAGATACCTGTGGGGCGGACCCGCTTGGCGAGGGCCCACGCCCGCCGCCCCCGAGGCGCCCCGCCCACCGCCCCCGAGGTCACCAAGGCACCGGTCCTCCGGGGACCTAGAGCGTCCCGGAAGTGTGCGCGGCCGGCCGGGCGGGGCGCGGGAGCACTTCCGGCCggcaggcgggcgggcggccACCTCCCGTTCGGAAG GCTTCCCCGGCTGCAGCCCTGAGGTGTTCTCCCAGCCACCACAGGAGGAGGATCTCCGGGACGTGGAGGAGGTCCAGACTGGCAGAGACACCTGCTGGCCAG ATCCCGAGTTGGAGCGCGAGCAGGCCCCGTCGTCTCCCCAGCCGCACAATCCTGAAGACCAGGCGGACCAGGGCCCGGGGGTGCTCAGGACCCTTCTGAGGAGCCTTCCCCGTAGACCCAAGTGTGGGGACAGCTTTGGGCAGGAGTGCAGCCTGGAGCGGCCGGGGCCCGGGCCCCATGCCCAGAAGAGAGGCACCTGGCGTGGGCCGCTCGGGCTGCAGGGAGCCTCGGGGACAGAGGGCGGCCCGGGGCGCGCCGCCGAGCTGGCGGGCAGCCTCGGCCGGGGCTCGGGCCTCGGTGCCCGGCGGGGTGGCCCGCGGGGCGGGAAGCCGCACAGGTGTGAGGCCTGCGGCAAGAGCTTCCAGTACAACTCGCTGCTGCTGAAGCACCAGCGCATCCACACGGGCGAGAAGCCGTACGCCTGCCACGAGTGCGGCAAGCGCTTCCGCGGCTGGTCGGGCTTCATCCAGCACCACCGCATCCACACGGGCGAGAAGCCCTACGAGTGCGGCCAGTGCGGCCGCGCCTTCAGCCACAGCTCGCACTTCACGCAGCACCTGCGCATCCACAACGGCGAGAAGCCGTACGAGTGCGGCGAGTGCGGCCAGGCCTTCAGCCAGAGCTCCAACCTGGCGCGGCACCAGCGGCTGCACACGGGCGAGAAGCCGTACGCCTGCAGCCAGTGCGGCAAGGCCTTCATCTGGAGCTCGGTGCTCATCGAGCACCAGCGCATCCACACGGGCGAGAAGCCCTACGAGTGCCCCGACTGCGGCAAGGCCTTCCGCGGCCGCTCGCACTTCTTCCGGCACCTGCGGACCCACACGGGCGAGAAGCCCTTCGCCTGCGGCGCCTGCGGCAAAGCCTTCGGCCAGAGCTCCCAGCTCATCCAGCACCAGAGGGTGCACTACCGAGAGTAG
- the GLI4 gene encoding zinc finger protein GLI4 isoform X1, whose protein sequence is MRARRALPWKLVDRRPRAPQTNKGRPASTGSGLWAERAQAGPRHAKGPSRPQALGAAAVVKGRRHAVRYLWGGPAWRGPTPAAPEAPRPPPPRSPRHRSSGDLERPGSVRGRPGGAREHFRPAGGRAATSRSEGVHSSSRPWGKMAALGDGQEPPHVLSTVTFESPETPGAYHHHEAQLHLHGHQHGFPGCSPEVFSQPPQEEDLRDVEEVQTGRDTCWPDPELEREQAPSSPQPHNPEDQADQGPGVLRTLLRSLPRRPKCGDSFGQECSLERPGPGPHAQKRGTWRGPLGLQGASGTEGGPGRAAELAGSLGRGSGLGARRGGPRGGKPHRCEACGKSFQYNSLLLKHQRIHTGEKPYACHECGKRFRGWSGFIQHHRIHTGEKPYECGQCGRAFSHSSHFTQHLRIHNGEKPYECGECGQAFSQSSNLARHQRLHTGEKPYACSQCGKAFIWSSVLIEHQRIHTGEKPYECPDCGKAFRGRSHFFRHLRTHTGEKPFACGACGKAFGQSSQLIQHQRVHYRE, encoded by the exons ATGCGTGCCAGACGCGCGCTGCCCTGGAAGCTTGTGGACCGGAGACCGCGAGCTCCGCAGACGAACAAGGGGCGGCCGGCCTCGACGGGCTCCGGGCTCTGGGCTGAGAGGGCGCAGGCGGGTCCCCGGCACGCGAAGGGACCTTCCCGGCCCCAGGCTCTCGGCGCGGCTGCGGTGGTCAAAGGCCGCAGACACGCGGTCAGATACCTGTGGGGCGGACCCGCTTGGCGAGGGCCCACGCCCGCCGCCCCCGAGGCGCCCCGCCCACCGCCCCCGAGGTCACCAAGGCACCGGTCCTCCGGGGACCTAGAGCGTCCCGGAAGTGTGCGCGGCCGGCCGGGCGGGGCGCGGGAGCACTTCCGGCCggcaggcgggcgggcggccACCTCCCGTTCGGAAG GTGTGCACTCCTCCAGCAGGCCTTGGGGGAAGATGGCGGCCCTGGGGGACGGTCAGGAGCCCCCTCATGTCCTGTCCACTGTCACTTTCGAGTCACCGGAGACACCTGGAGCCTACCACCACCACGAGGCCCAGCTTCACCTCCACGGCCATCAACATG GCTTCCCCGGCTGCAGCCCTGAGGTGTTCTCCCAGCCACCACAGGAGGAGGATCTCCGGGACGTGGAGGAGGTCCAGACTGGCAGAGACACCTGCTGGCCAG ATCCCGAGTTGGAGCGCGAGCAGGCCCCGTCGTCTCCCCAGCCGCACAATCCTGAAGACCAGGCGGACCAGGGCCCGGGGGTGCTCAGGACCCTTCTGAGGAGCCTTCCCCGTAGACCCAAGTGTGGGGACAGCTTTGGGCAGGAGTGCAGCCTGGAGCGGCCGGGGCCCGGGCCCCATGCCCAGAAGAGAGGCACCTGGCGTGGGCCGCTCGGGCTGCAGGGAGCCTCGGGGACAGAGGGCGGCCCGGGGCGCGCCGCCGAGCTGGCGGGCAGCCTCGGCCGGGGCTCGGGCCTCGGTGCCCGGCGGGGTGGCCCGCGGGGCGGGAAGCCGCACAGGTGTGAGGCCTGCGGCAAGAGCTTCCAGTACAACTCGCTGCTGCTGAAGCACCAGCGCATCCACACGGGCGAGAAGCCGTACGCCTGCCACGAGTGCGGCAAGCGCTTCCGCGGCTGGTCGGGCTTCATCCAGCACCACCGCATCCACACGGGCGAGAAGCCCTACGAGTGCGGCCAGTGCGGCCGCGCCTTCAGCCACAGCTCGCACTTCACGCAGCACCTGCGCATCCACAACGGCGAGAAGCCGTACGAGTGCGGCGAGTGCGGCCAGGCCTTCAGCCAGAGCTCCAACCTGGCGCGGCACCAGCGGCTGCACACGGGCGAGAAGCCGTACGCCTGCAGCCAGTGCGGCAAGGCCTTCATCTGGAGCTCGGTGCTCATCGAGCACCAGCGCATCCACACGGGCGAGAAGCCCTACGAGTGCCCCGACTGCGGCAAGGCCTTCCGCGGCCGCTCGCACTTCTTCCGGCACCTGCGGACCCACACGGGCGAGAAGCCCTTCGCCTGCGGCGCCTGCGGCAAAGCCTTCGGCCAGAGCTCCCAGCTCATCCAGCACCAGAGGGTGCACTACCGAGAGTAG